One window of the bacterium genome contains the following:
- a CDS encoding adenylyltransferase/cytidyltransferase family protein, with product MASGKLKKAVLVFGTFDGLHEGHVFFLREAQKLGSKLIVSVAQDSSVVSLKNKVPRSPLPERMLAVEKRFPEAEIVSGDTSLGSWSAIKKFKPDVVALGYDQLKLKSALINSGPRPLPEIVVIKKHSNKINPARPYPRGKRTGY from the coding sequence ATGGCAAGTGGTAAATTAAAAAAAGCGGTTTTGGTTTTCGGCACGTTTGACGGTCTGCATGAAGGCCATGTTTTTTTCCTACGCGAAGCCCAAAAACTTGGAAGCAAGTTGATTGTTAGTGTAGCTCAAGACAGCAGTGTGGTTTCTTTGAAAAACAAAGTCCCCCGCTCGCCTCTTCCGGAGAGAATGCTGGCGGTTGAAAAAAGGTTTCCGGAAGCGGAAATCGTCTCCGGCGATACAAGTTTAGGCAGTTGGAGCGCTATTAAGAAATTCAAGCCGGATGTCGTGGCATTAGGTTACGACCAGTTGAAATTAAAATCCGCTCTAATAAATAGCGGACCCCGTCCCCTGCCTGAAATAGTTGTTATCAAAAAGCATTCCAATAAAATAAATCCCGCTCGTCCATATCCCCGCGGCAAACGGACGGGGTATTAG
- a CDS encoding DNA-3-methyladenine glycosylase — protein sequence MRKVLNGSFYNRPVLTVAEELLGKYLVRQSAGKRLAFLITEVEGYDGEKDLACHARRGKTKRTAVMYGEAGHWYVYLCYGMYWMLNIVTGPVGYPAAVLIRGVSSHGGPGKLTRELKIGKSFNSKKAAPEKGLWIEDRGVRVMPEKILKTARVGISYAGPLWSKKKWRFVLKM from the coding sequence ATGAGGAAAGTTTTGAACGGAAGTTTTTACAACAGACCGGTTTTGACGGTAGCCGAAGAACTTTTAGGAAAATATTTGGTCAGACAAAGCGCCGGTAAACGCCTCGCTTTCCTTATAACCGAAGTGGAAGGGTACGACGGAGAAAAAGACCTTGCCTGTCACGCGAGGAGAGGCAAGACAAAAAGAACGGCCGTGATGTATGGCGAAGCGGGACATTGGTATGTTTATCTTTGTTACGGAATGTATTGGATGTTAAACATCGTCACCGGACCGGTCGGCTATCCGGCGGCGGTTTTAATACGAGGAGTTTCGAGCCATGGCGGGCCGGGAAAACTAACCAGAGAATTGAAAATTGGAAAAAGCTTTAACTCAAAAAAGGCAGCGCCGGAAAAGGGGCTTTGGATAGAAGACAGGGGAGTTCGCGTAATGCCGGAAAAAATTTTGAAAACCGCGAGGGTAGGCATTTCTTATGCCGGACCCCTATGGTCAAAGAAAAAATGGAGGTTTGTATTGAAAATGTAA
- a CDS encoding GatB/YqeY domain-containing protein yields the protein MSLHVDIKFQIASAMRAKEPVRLSVLRGLATAFMNELVAKGRKPQEELADEEAMAVIKRAVKQRQDSIEQYEKGGRKDLADEERAELGILETFLPTKMSKEEIRKIAETKKTELGVTDKSKSGILVGAVIKETKSVADGKDVKEVVESLFE from the coding sequence ATGTCTTTACATGTTGATATAAAATTTCAAATCGCTTCCGCCATGCGAGCCAAAGAGCCGGTGCGACTTTCTGTTCTTCGCGGACTTGCTACGGCTTTTATGAACGAACTGGTGGCCAAAGGCAGAAAACCGCAAGAAGAACTCGCCGACGAGGAGGCCATGGCCGTTATCAAACGGGCGGTGAAGCAACGCCAAGATTCCATTGAACAGTATGAGAAAGGTGGCCGAAAAGATTTGGCGGATGAAGAACGGGCCGAGCTTGGAATTTTGGAAACATTTTTACCGACCAAAATGAGCAAGGAGGAAATCCGAAAAATCGCGGAGACAAAAAAGACGGAACTTGGCGTGACGGATAAATCAAAATCAGGGATTCTCGTGGGGGCGGTGATAAAAGAAACAAAAAGCGTGGCGGACGGCAAGGACGTAAAAGAAGTCGTTGAATCTTTGTTTGAATAA